A genomic segment from Pseudomonas sp. S09G 359 encodes:
- the tssE gene encoding type VI secretion system baseplate subunit TssE yields the protein MSRGQRVTHNQRLFERLERPATAPACAVKSVAAHLGKMLSIRAGSVQTLPDYGLPDLNDMNRSLHESLSQSRLLIERFIRAYEPRLKAVQVTALPRDHDPLALAFIIEATLMVEGARQPVVFTARLCGAGQVEVSPDVL from the coding sequence ATGAGCAGAGGCCAGCGGGTGACCCACAACCAACGCCTTTTCGAGCGCCTCGAACGGCCGGCGACTGCCCCTGCGTGCGCCGTGAAGTCGGTTGCCGCCCACTTGGGGAAGATGCTCAGTATTCGTGCGGGCAGCGTTCAAACGTTGCCGGACTATGGCTTGCCCGACCTCAATGATATGAACCGCAGCCTGCATGAGTCACTGAGCCAATCGCGGCTGTTGATCGAGCGCTTTATCCGCGCCTACGAGCCGCGCTTGAAGGCTGTACAGGTCACGGCGTTGCCTCGGGATCATGACCCATTGGCCCTGGCATTCATCATCGAGGCGACGCTGATGGTGGAGGGTGCCAGGCAGCCGGTGGTGTTCACCGCGCGATTGTGTGGCGCCGGGCAGGTCGAGGTCTCGCCGGATGTCCTTTAA
- the tssC gene encoding type VI secretion system contractile sheath large subunit: protein MTTQQNPVPAQAVGEYSILDNIIAQTLLSADDEAYGIAKRGVSAFIEELMKPQNSGEPVKKRLVDRMIAEIDTKLSRQMDEILHHPDFQALEASWKGLQLLVDRTNFRENIKIELLNVSRQDLLDDFEDSPEVTQSGLYKHIYSAEYGQFGGQPVGAIIANYFLSPSAPDVKLMQYASSVACMAHAPFIAAAGPGFFGLESFTGLPDLKDLKDHFEGPQFAKWQSFRQSEDARYIGLTVPRFLLRTPYDPLECPVKTFAYQENVVNSHEHYLWGNTAYAFATRLTDSFARFRWCPNIIGPQSGGAVEDLPLHHFHSMGEIETKIPTEVLVSDRREYELAQEGFIALTMRKGSDNAAFFSASSVQKPKHFGISAEGKEAELNYRLGTQLPYMMVVNRLAHYLKVLQREQLGSWKERTDLELELNKWIRQYVADQENPSAEVRGRRPLRAARIVVSDVEGEPGWYRVNLSVRPHFKYMGADFTLSLVGKLDKE from the coding sequence ATGACCACCCAGCAGAACCCGGTACCCGCCCAAGCTGTGGGCGAATACAGCATTCTCGACAATATCATTGCCCAGACCTTGCTCAGTGCAGATGACGAGGCTTATGGCATTGCCAAGCGTGGCGTCTCGGCGTTTATCGAAGAGCTGATGAAGCCGCAGAACAGCGGGGAACCGGTCAAGAAGCGCTTGGTCGACCGGATGATTGCCGAGATCGATACCAAGCTCAGCCGGCAAATGGATGAGATTTTGCACCATCCGGACTTCCAGGCCCTGGAAGCCTCCTGGAAGGGCTTGCAGTTACTGGTCGACCGCACCAACTTTCGTGAAAACATCAAGATCGAGCTGCTGAACGTTTCTCGGCAAGACCTGCTGGATGACTTCGAAGACTCACCGGAAGTGACCCAGTCCGGGTTGTACAAACATATCTACAGTGCAGAGTACGGTCAGTTTGGTGGCCAGCCAGTGGGCGCAATCATTGCGAACTACTTTCTTTCCCCAAGCGCGCCCGATGTGAAGCTGATGCAATATGCATCGAGTGTCGCCTGCATGGCACATGCGCCTTTTATTGCCGCTGCCGGGCCGGGCTTTTTCGGCTTGGAAAGCTTCACCGGCCTGCCTGACCTCAAGGACCTCAAGGACCATTTCGAAGGCCCGCAGTTTGCCAAATGGCAAAGCTTTCGCCAGAGCGAGGACGCTCGTTATATCGGGTTGACCGTGCCGCGTTTCCTGCTGCGTACGCCCTATGACCCCCTTGAGTGCCCGGTCAAGACCTTTGCCTATCAGGAAAACGTGGTGAACAGCCACGAACACTACCTGTGGGGCAATACCGCCTACGCCTTTGCCACGCGCTTGACCGACAGCTTCGCGAGGTTTCGCTGGTGCCCGAATATTATCGGGCCCCAAAGCGGAGGGGCCGTAGAAGATCTGCCGTTGCATCACTTTCACAGCATGGGCGAAATCGAAACCAAGATCCCCACCGAAGTTCTGGTTTCCGACCGCCGTGAATATGAACTGGCACAGGAAGGTTTCATTGCCTTGACGATGCGCAAGGGCAGTGACAATGCCGCGTTCTTTTCCGCCAGTTCGGTGCAGAAGCCCAAACACTTCGGCATCAGCGCCGAAGGCAAGGAAGCCGAGCTGAATTATCGCCTGGGTACCCAGCTGCCCTACATGATGGTGGTCAACCGGCTGGCCCATTACCTCAAGGTGTTGCAGCGCGAGCAACTGGGGTCGTGGAAGGAGCGTACCGACCTGGAGCTGGAACTCAATAAGTGGATTCGCCAGTACGTTGCCGACCAGGAAAACCCCAGTGCCGAAGTGCGTGGGCGGCGGCCACTGCGTGCCGCGCGCATTGTTGTCAGTGACGTCGAGGGCGAGCCTGGCTGGTACCGCGTCAACCTGAGCGTGCGACCACACTTCAAGTACATGGGGGCGGATTTCACACTGTCCCTCGTTGGCAAGCTTGATAAAGAATGA
- the tssB gene encoding type VI secretion system contractile sheath small subunit → MAKDGSVAPKERINITFKPAIGGAQEEVELPLKLLVLGDFTLREDVRKLEDRKPIALDKNTLDDVLAKQALSLTLNVPNRLQEDAGVEELAIQVRITAMKDFNPANLVEQIPELHKLMALREALMALKGPLGNTPSFRKAIEQALADDESRARVLAELGLSSHTA, encoded by the coding sequence ATGGCCAAAGACGGTTCGGTGGCACCCAAAGAGCGCATCAATATCACCTTCAAACCCGCTATTGGTGGAGCACAAGAAGAAGTCGAGCTGCCGTTGAAACTATTGGTGCTGGGAGATTTCACCCTGCGTGAGGATGTGCGCAAGCTTGAGGATCGCAAGCCCATCGCACTCGACAAGAACACCCTCGATGACGTGCTGGCCAAACAGGCGCTAAGCCTGACCCTGAACGTACCCAATCGCCTCCAGGAGGACGCCGGCGTTGAAGAGCTGGCCATTCAGGTGCGTATCACCGCTATGAAGGATTTCAACCCGGCGAACCTGGTGGAGCAGATTCCTGAATTGCACAAGCTGATGGCGCTGCGCGAGGCGCTCATGGCGCTCAAAGGGCCATTGGGCAATACGCCAAGTTTTCGCAAGGCCATTGAGCAGGCCCTGGCCGACGATGAATCCCGCGCCCGGGTATTGGCGGAACTGGGGCTGAGCAGCCACACCGCCTGA
- the tssA gene encoding type VI secretion system protein TssA, with protein sequence MAYSNKLYEDYLELARTPCSHACFAGSDIRFSSEYEALEAELGKAQSMHGTGQPDWHKVLEASEYLLRQQSKDLRVAVWLTWALHQCESFPGLLAGLGVLRCLCEQHWLAVYPEKPRTRGAAFSWLVLRLEPLFTQSLSLQGQQPLFHAVLEHLTRLDELWAEHLVDDAPLLLPTRRQLAQCLERAAQGDVAASGACGVIAQVKQAPTQMVKPGAVVDNEKDAHKLLRALQEQARPLCAWWLRQNATDLRALRLNRTLAWLALVSYPEADSERVTTLRGPAPDKLKRYQERFAQGHYADLLLELEASLAGAMFWFDGLHRVWQCLEALQAELAMVELEVSFALLLQRLPNLPEFRFHDGTAFADANTRNWIALQVSRHLQRPESVALPVAVDADAEPWETALRAAAARLRKDGLKAVVHELTQGRYTARSDRARFHWCLALARLCVQAGKHELAKIQLEDLDHQLQRSGLERWEPGLALQVTQLLHRCCDLLPQNHAVRERKDETHRRLCLFDLDAVLE encoded by the coding sequence ATGGCTTATTCGAACAAGCTTTATGAAGATTACCTGGAACTTGCACGGACGCCTTGTTCGCACGCCTGTTTCGCCGGCAGCGATATACGCTTTTCGAGTGAGTATGAAGCCCTGGAAGCGGAGCTCGGCAAGGCGCAATCGATGCACGGCACCGGCCAGCCCGACTGGCATAAAGTGTTGGAGGCCAGCGAGTACCTGTTGCGCCAGCAGTCCAAGGATCTGCGGGTGGCCGTCTGGTTAACCTGGGCGCTGCACCAGTGTGAATCCTTCCCGGGACTGCTGGCCGGCCTTGGCGTGTTGCGCTGTCTTTGCGAGCAGCACTGGCTTGCGGTCTACCCTGAAAAGCCACGCACCCGTGGTGCCGCATTCAGCTGGTTGGTATTGCGCCTTGAGCCGCTGTTCACACAGAGCCTGTCGCTGCAGGGCCAGCAGCCCCTGTTCCACGCCGTGCTTGAGCACCTGACGCGCCTTGACGAACTGTGGGCCGAGCACCTGGTGGATGATGCGCCGCTGTTGTTGCCGACCCGCAGGCAGTTGGCCCAGTGCTTGGAGCGTGCGGCGCAAGGTGACGTTGCTGCTTCGGGGGCGTGCGGTGTGATTGCCCAGGTCAAGCAGGCGCCCACCCAAATGGTGAAGCCTGGGGCGGTGGTCGATAACGAAAAAGACGCCCACAAATTGTTACGTGCCCTGCAGGAGCAGGCCCGGCCGTTGTGCGCCTGGTGGCTGCGCCAGAACGCCACCGATCTGCGCGCTTTGCGCCTGAATCGAACGCTGGCTTGGCTGGCCCTCGTCAGCTATCCAGAGGCTGACAGCGAGCGGGTCACCACGTTGCGAGGGCCTGCGCCCGACAAGCTCAAGCGTTACCAGGAACGCTTCGCCCAAGGCCATTACGCTGATTTGTTACTTGAGCTCGAAGCCAGTCTCGCCGGTGCGATGTTCTGGTTCGACGGGCTGCACAGGGTCTGGCAATGCCTGGAGGCCCTGCAGGCTGAGCTGGCCATGGTCGAGTTGGAAGTCAGCTTCGCGTTGTTGCTGCAACGCTTGCCAAACCTGCCGGAGTTTCGCTTCCACGACGGTACTGCGTTTGCCGACGCAAACACTCGCAATTGGATTGCTCTACAGGTTTCTCGGCACCTGCAGAGGCCCGAATCAGTTGCGTTGCCGGTAGCAGTTGATGCCGATGCCGAACCTTGGGAAACGGCCTTGCGGGCGGCGGCGGCCCGGCTGCGAAAGGACGGGCTCAAGGCGGTCGTGCATGAACTCACGCAGGGCAGGTACACGGCACGCAGTGATCGGGCCCGTTTTCATTGGTGTCTCGCACTGGCGCGCTTGTGTGTGCAGGCAGGCAAGCATGAGTTGGCCAAGATCCAGCTCGAAGACCTCGACCACCAGCTGCAACGCTCGGGCCTGGAGCGTTGGGAGCCGGGGCTCGCCCTTCAAGTCACGCAATTGCTGCACCGCTGCTGTGACCTGTTGCCACAAAACCACGCCGTGCGAGAGCGCAAGGACGAGACCCATCGCAGGTTATGCCTCTTCGATCTTGACGCGGTACTTGAATAG
- a CDS encoding Hcp family type VI secretion system effector, which yields MPTPAYLSITGVKQGLITAGTFTQDSVGNIYQEGHEDQILVQAFSHQVIIPRDPQSGQPTGQRVHKPLMISKVFDKSSPLLFSALTSGEEVKCRLEWFRTSSAGTQEHYFTIELEGATIVDIQSRMPNCQDPENAHFTHLEDVHFTYRKIVWTHEVSGTSGSDDWRSPVAG from the coding sequence ATGCCAACACCCGCCTATCTTTCCATTACCGGCGTCAAACAGGGTTTGATTACGGCAGGCACATTTACCCAGGACTCGGTAGGTAATATTTACCAGGAGGGTCATGAGGACCAGATTCTGGTCCAGGCCTTTTCCCATCAAGTGATCATTCCGCGTGACCCGCAGTCCGGGCAGCCGACAGGCCAGAGGGTGCACAAGCCCTTGATGATCAGTAAGGTCTTCGATAAGTCCTCGCCGCTGCTGTTCAGCGCGCTGACCAGCGGCGAAGAGGTCAAGTGCCGGCTGGAATGGTTTCGAACCTCCTCGGCCGGGACCCAGGAGCACTACTTCACCATTGAACTGGAGGGCGCGACCATCGTCGATATCCAGTCACGCATGCCCAACTGCCAGGACCCGGAGAATGCCCACTTCACTCACTTGGAGGATGTGCACTTCACCTATCGCAAGATCGTATGGACCCACGAAGTCTCTGGCACTTCCGGGTCGGATGACTGGCGCAGCCCAGTAGCGGGCTAA
- a CDS encoding aldo/keto reductase, with product MRTIDLAGVPVPVIGQGTWRMGENPDQQRAEVAALQLGIDEGMTLIDTAEMYGEGGAETVVGEAIRGRRDQVFLVSKVYPHNASHKGVPRACEASLQRLGTEYIDLYLLHWRGQYPLDETVEAFERLREAGKIGRWGVSNFDVADLQELASPACATNQVLYNIEERGIEFDLLPWWQQHHLPLMAYCPIAQGGALLSSPTLKQIARRHDVTPAQVSLAWVLRQDGVIAIPKAVNPEHVRLNAAAARLVLDEHDLDAIDRVFGAPKRKHPLAMV from the coding sequence ATGCGTACTATTGATCTGGCCGGCGTGCCCGTCCCAGTTATCGGCCAGGGAACCTGGCGCATGGGCGAAAACCCGGACCAGCAACGCGCTGAAGTCGCAGCATTGCAACTGGGCATCGACGAGGGCATGACCCTGATCGATACCGCCGAAATGTACGGCGAGGGCGGCGCCGAGACGGTCGTCGGCGAAGCCATTCGCGGCCGGCGCGACCAGGTGTTCCTGGTGAGCAAGGTCTACCCGCACAACGCCAGCCACAAAGGCGTGCCGCGTGCCTGCGAAGCCAGCCTGCAACGGCTGGGCACGGAGTACATCGACCTATACCTGCTGCACTGGCGCGGCCAGTACCCCCTTGACGAAACGGTCGAGGCCTTCGAGCGCCTGCGCGAGGCCGGCAAGATCGGCCGCTGGGGCGTCTCCAATTTTGACGTAGCCGACCTGCAGGAACTGGCATCCCCGGCCTGTGCGACCAACCAAGTGCTCTACAACATCGAAGAGCGCGGTATCGAATTCGACCTGCTGCCCTGGTGGCAACAGCATCACCTGCCGTTGATGGCGTACTGCCCAATCGCCCAAGGCGGGGCATTGCTGTCCAGCCCCACGCTCAAGCAGATCGCCCGCCGCCACGACGTCACGCCCGCCCAGGTTTCCCTGGCCTGGGTGTTGCGCCAGGACGGTGTGATCGCCATCCCCAAGGCGGTCAACCCCGAGCATGTGCGGCTCAACGCGGCCGCTGCCAGGTTGGTGTTGGATGAACATGACCTGGACGCCATTGACCGTGTGTTCGGTGCGCCCAAGCGTAAGCATCCGCTGGCAATGGTGTAG
- a CDS encoding DUF1543 domain-containing protein: MLFVVMLGGKHPRAKIEVHDVVFAAADTLEATYAQLREAWFGSPKGVHIDSWMAVDGVDGWKVELSHLAPQAGAHHLYFINLGGYEANSFGEAHRYLLVVARDKREATAKGKQQMLRHWSQAHTDGVLDIDDCLPIDLVDGRYLHLVQGAHRPIIQQNDYIVLT; the protein is encoded by the coding sequence ATGCTGTTTGTGGTGATGCTCGGGGGCAAGCACCCCAGGGCTAAAATTGAAGTTCACGATGTGGTGTTCGCTGCGGCGGATACGCTGGAAGCCACTTACGCGCAATTGCGCGAGGCTTGGTTTGGCAGCCCCAAGGGCGTGCATATCGATTCGTGGATGGCGGTAGACGGTGTGGACGGCTGGAAAGTCGAACTCAGCCACCTGGCGCCCCAGGCTGGCGCGCATCATCTGTATTTCATCAACCTGGGCGGCTACGAAGCCAACAGCTTTGGTGAGGCGCACCGTTACCTGCTGGTGGTCGCGCGCGACAAACGCGAGGCGACCGCCAAGGGCAAGCAACAGATGCTGCGCCATTGGTCGCAGGCGCACACCGATGGCGTGTTGGATATCGACGACTGCCTGCCTATCGACCTGGTGGATGGCCGCTACCTGCACCTGGTGCAAGGCGCGCACCGGCCGATCATTCAGCAGAACGACTATATCGTGCTGACTTGA
- a CDS encoding peptidylprolyl isomerase, whose translation MAKATARHILVSTEDKCNELKAQIEGGADFAEIAKANSSCPSSRDGGNLGSFGPGQMVKEFDTVVFSAPVNTVQGPVKTQFGYHLLEVTSRQD comes from the coding sequence ATGGCCAAAGCCACCGCCCGTCACATCCTCGTTTCCACTGAAGACAAGTGCAACGAACTCAAGGCCCAAATCGAAGGCGGCGCTGATTTCGCAGAAATCGCCAAAGCCAACTCCAGCTGCCCATCCAGCCGCGACGGCGGCAACCTGGGTTCGTTCGGTCCAGGCCAGATGGTCAAGGAATTCGACACCGTCGTGTTCAGCGCCCCGGTCAATACCGTGCAAGGCCCGGTGAAAACCCAGTTCGGTTATCACCTGCTGGAAGTGACCAGCCGCCAGGACTGA
- a CDS encoding extracellular solute-binding protein codes for MRLAFSTTLFGSALALLLASTAVIAAPQPALTVYGEPAKYPAGFSHFDYANPNAPKGGSLRRSALEIGRFDHVLPYIDKGIGVSQVDGWLYAPLAQRSLDEPYTVYGLVAEKMERADDGLSLRFFLNPKARFADGKPITAEDVRYSFDLLMTQGSLRFRTLFADVKHVEVEGERQVRFDFSSNENRTLPLDIATLPVFPEHWWKTRDFANGGGYEAPLGSGPYKVSKIDSGSTITFTRDPDWWGKDLPVSRGLYNFDHLSLEYFGDTEVARQVLRGGAYDFNREFSATGYSIGYNGPALDDGRLQRAHLAKEMPQPAQGYVFNVQKPMFKDRRVRQALAMLWDFEWANRQMMRNMYIRQQSFFSNSPLAATQLPSKEELAILEPLRGQVPDEVFTQVFKAPVTDGSGMIRDKQLQALALLEAAGWKPDGDKLVNAEGEPLEFTFLNAQSGLERLLLPYKRNLAQIGITLNIRRIDSSQYVNRLMARDYDMIVTGFPVTTSPGMELYNYFGSAAAFDSGANNYMVLKDPAVDSLIKGLVKADTQAQMLTYAHALDRVLQWNYLWIPNYYPPGTSAAWWNRFGRPAIEAKNDEALETWWEISSTPLTNEQMTAELKKRAGAR; via the coding sequence ATGCGATTGGCTTTTTCCACCACACTGTTCGGCTCTGCCCTGGCCCTGCTGCTCGCCAGCACTGCCGTGATCGCGGCGCCCCAACCTGCCCTCACGGTATACGGCGAACCGGCCAAGTACCCCGCCGGCTTCAGCCATTTCGACTACGCCAACCCCAACGCCCCCAAGGGCGGCAGCCTGCGGCGCTCGGCGCTGGAGATCGGGCGTTTCGACCATGTGTTGCCGTATATCGATAAAGGCATCGGCGTATCCCAGGTTGACGGCTGGCTGTACGCGCCGCTGGCCCAGCGCTCCCTGGACGAGCCCTACACGGTCTACGGCCTGGTCGCCGAGAAGATGGAACGCGCTGACGACGGCCTGTCCTTGCGCTTCTTTCTCAACCCCAAGGCACGTTTCGCCGATGGCAAGCCGATCACCGCCGAGGACGTACGCTACAGTTTCGACCTGCTGATGACCCAGGGCAGCCTGCGTTTTCGCACCCTGTTCGCTGACGTAAAACACGTCGAAGTCGAAGGCGAGCGCCAAGTACGCTTCGATTTCTCCAGCAATGAAAACCGCACCCTGCCCCTGGATATCGCCACCCTGCCGGTGTTTCCCGAGCATTGGTGGAAAACCCGCGACTTCGCCAATGGCGGCGGCTACGAAGCGCCATTGGGCAGCGGCCCGTACAAGGTCAGCAAGATCGACTCCGGCAGCACTATCACCTTTACCCGCGACCCGGACTGGTGGGGCAAGGACCTGCCCGTCAGCCGTGGCCTGTACAACTTTGATCACCTGAGCCTGGAATACTTCGGCGACACCGAAGTGGCCCGCCAGGTGTTGCGTGGCGGCGCGTACGACTTCAACCGTGAGTTTTCCGCCACCGGTTATTCCATCGGCTACAACGGGCCGGCCCTGGATGATGGCCGCCTGCAACGCGCGCACTTGGCCAAGGAAATGCCCCAGCCCGCCCAGGGTTATGTGTTCAACGTGCAAAAGCCGATGTTCAAGGACCGCCGCGTGCGCCAGGCCCTGGCGATGCTGTGGGATTTTGAATGGGCCAACCGGCAGATGATGCGCAATATGTACATCCGCCAGCAGAGCTTCTTCTCCAATAGCCCGCTGGCCGCCACCCAGTTACCGAGCAAGGAAGAGCTGGCCATTCTGGAACCCTTGCGCGGCCAGGTACCCGATGAGGTGTTCACCCAGGTGTTCAAGGCGCCGGTCACCGATGGCAGCGGCATGATCCGCGACAAGCAACTGCAAGCCCTGGCCCTGCTGGAAGCCGCGGGTTGGAAGCCGGACGGTGACAAGTTGGTGAATGCCGAGGGTGAGCCGCTGGAGTTCACCTTCCTGAATGCCCAGAGCGGCCTGGAACGCCTGTTGTTGCCGTACAAGCGCAACCTGGCGCAGATCGGCATTACCCTGAATATCCGCCGCATTGACTCCTCCCAGTACGTGAACCGGCTGATGGCACGTGACTACGACATGATCGTCACCGGCTTCCCGGTCACCACGTCGCCGGGCATGGAGCTCTACAACTACTTCGGCTCCGCCGCGGCGTTTGATTCAGGCGCGAATAACTACATGGTGCTCAAGGACCCCGCCGTCGACAGCCTGATCAAGGGCCTGGTCAAGGCCGACACCCAGGCACAGATGCTCACCTACGCCCACGCCCTGGATCGGGTGCTGCAATGGAATTACCTGTGGATTCCCAATTACTACCCGCCCGGCACCTCCGCTGCATGGTGGAACCGCTTCGGTCGCCCGGCCATCGAGGCCAAGAACGACGAAGCCCTGGAAACCTGGTGGGAAATCAGCTCCACGCCGCTGACGAATGAGCAAATGACTGCAGAACTGAAAAAACGCGCGGGGGCCCGCTGA